Genomic segment of Bacteroidia bacterium:
TTTTTGTAACTTATATTTTGTTGCAAAGTGCTGACAAGTGGAGGTGATCCCTGTCCAAAATGATTGTTGTCTACTGCAGTTACTGCATTGGGCCTTTCACTTTCGTAATAAAAGTTTCCTAAGCCAAATTTAGACGATATATTACCGTTATTTGAATAGGAAATTGCGTCCTCATAAGGACCATTAACTGGGTCTGAAATAATTGTTCCAGGGTTTAGGTTTGAAGGTGTTGATTGAGTTAAACGATTTAAAATGTCATAATTAAAATTTTCACTATGGTTTTTCAAGTTATCAGTTCTGATCTCAAGATTTCCTGACTGAATATTGAATTCTGTTTCCAAATCCTGAATCCCTTGTGTAAAGGTTCGACGTAAATAACCGTATTGGTCATAAGTATTTTCAGTAATCTTTCCATTACCTAGGGTATAGTTGGTTAGCTGGCCTTTACCGTTTGCTGTGTTAGCAGAAAACAAAGAATGGTTGACTGCATCTTTTATGCCAACAAGATAGCCATTTTGGTCAAAAATATTTTTAATTACAAAACCAGATGGATATGTAGTCGAAGTTAATTGTTCGTATTGGTTGTAAGTGTATGAAGTAGTAAATATTTCGGAATAACTACCATGCTTTTCTTTAAACTGGATGCTATTGCCAAAGATGTCATAAGAAATCTCTTGGTAGCTGCCATCAAATGCAGTGGCTTTTTTTAATTGGTTTATCCCATTGCCTGTTTCATAAAATTCATAATGGGTTTCTTCACTTCCTACGGTTTTGGTTATACACCGACTCATGACATCATAATCAAATGTGATTAAATCAGAATTTCCTGAAATAGGACCATCTTGGCTTTGTAATTGACCATAAGCATTATAAACATAAGATGTAGTGCCACCGTTTAAGTCGATTAAACTTGTTTGTGTTCCAAAATCTGGGTCATAAGTCATTGTAATTAAACTATTACCTCCTGTTTTGGTTTGTAAAGGTGCTCCGAGTGCGTTGTATGTAAATTCAAGGGTGCCTCCACCATCTGTTGATGAAACAATCTTACCTGAAGCATCTATAGATTTAGAAGAACTTTGTCCAGCTGGATCTACTACCGTAATTGTATTTATGCCATTTGTTGCACTATAGTCATATATTGTGGAGCCAGCACTGTTACTTAACGAGGAAACTCGGTTGTAGTTGTCATAATTATAGGTAGTTACTACTGGTGTTTCTAATTCCTTATATGGTTGGGTTTGGGTTTTAAGGTTTCCTTTCTCATCATATGTCTGTGCAATAAGTATATCCTGTCCATTGTACCCTGGGACAATTGAAAATAAATTACGGCTTAAGGCATCGAAATAAATTGTTGACGATGGTGAACCAGGTTTGGCAGTTATAGTTGAGAATACTACGTTACCAAATCCCGAATTTAGAGCCCAGCTGGTGGTTGAGTTGGTTTCAACACCGTGCTCATCGATGCTCTTTATTAGCTTTCCCCAACCGTCATAATAAAAATATGTTGTCAATCCGTTAATTCCTTTAACAGAAAGTGGCTTTCCCCAGCGGCTGTCATAAGTGTATTCTTCATATTGGTTCAATGGATTATATTTTTTTATTGCAAAACGACCTTTGGTATCAAAGTCTACTTTAACAGTTTTGTTGGGCAGTCCTATGCTTGAAACATTTGATCGTTTGCAGTTTCCGAAAGCATCATATTGATCATATGTGGTTGTTACACTCTTTGGTAATCCAAAGAAGGAAGTTTCCTCTGTGGGCAAACCCTTGTTATTATATGAAAATTTTGTAAGCTTACTAAAATTGGAATTACCACGTTGGTTATAAGTTCTAATTGAGGTGGGAACAGTTTTACCACTATGTATTTCATAGGCCTCATATTCAACATATGATGTTTCCACCCCTGGTTTGATTTTTGTAATTTTTTTAATATTTCTGTCTGAAAAATAATCATATTGTATTGTTTGATTCAGAAATGAATTTAAATAATCGTTAGAAGTGGTTAATGTGCATCTTGCAAAGTACCTTAAGGTCCCTTCAATACTGCTAACAATATTCGTGTTTTCTGTTTCTGAAATAATTGAATTGTCTGATATTAACCTAAGACTATTTTTCTTTTGCAGAGAAACATAATTTGTTTCATTAATTTCATACTCTGTGATTTCCTTCATGCCACTTGGGTAATTTCTTGCAGCTATCGAGTTGAAACCCAAAAAACCTTTCCCATTTTTATGTAAGACAGAACCTGAATATTCATAAAAAGCATAGTTATTCCCATTTCCAACGCAATTTGGTGACCATTGTGAAACAACAATTGGAATAGGATACTTAAATTCAATTAATGGATAGGATTGTAAATTGCCTTGAGTATATGAATTGGATTGGGTTAAAAAATTATAATCGAAATTTAAAGGAATATTAAACCCATTCTTTGCAGAATGCAAAAGACGTCCTTTTGAATTTTTATTAAAATAAAAAATATTGGAAGGTTCCTCATAAAAAGAACGATGAATTTCGTCAGTATTACCATCACTGTTAAAATCACCTAACAAAACTGCATCATTTTGTGATATTGGGTGAGTTGGCTCAGAATGCTTACGTTCAAAACTATTGTAAGATATTGAATAATAAACATCCAAATATCCATGACCTGTATTTGAAATATCATAATTGTATAATATATCTGTTTTTCCATCTCCATTGTAATCAGCAACCATAGGCTTATAGTCAGAATCAGGAAAGTAATTATCAAATGTAAAATCATGTTCTTCAAACCCTGTTGTACCCTTGCAATAGGCAATATGCCAAGTATTAGTACCTGCAAGACCATTAGTTAAGAAATCAGTCGTTCCATCCCCATTAAAATCGCCAGGATAAATTGTATGCCACTTGGTAGGATAACCAGAGTCATAAAGAATTGATGCATTAATTAAACCATTTGTGCTTTTCTCAAAAGAAAATATTTTTGTATTTGACTCCTTAGTAACCATCAATTCTTGTTTTCCATCACCGTCAAAATCAATGACAAAAACATAATCCGCCTTTGTAATATCATTTGGAATAAAATCTGTGCCCGAAATAGTGTATTGAGTTGTTCCTATTCGTGGGAAACAAATTTTTCCCTTTACTATATGTTCGGTATATTCTTGGTTGCAATGCCATGGAAAACAGCAAAGATCCATATCACTTTGATATATGCCTAAAAATGTTAAAATATCGGTTGCACCATCCCCATCAAAATCACCTGTAACCAGAAAATTACTACCTGCAACATAGTTCTCGCTCCAATCCTCTGCAATTTCTAAAGGAGAAGAAAAATTACTTCCTGTAGAATTATATATTTTTGCATTAAGATGTTGAAATTTATTTTCACATTCAAAATTAAAGTTGGTAACCAAAAGGTCGGATTTCCCATCTCCATTGAAGTCTCCAA
This window contains:
- a CDS encoding FG-GAP-like repeat-containing protein, whose product is MKVKIQFYFLVLLFFLGYNSFGQVVEVTQSFSSGVQAPVVGSVITAPGQGSNGQINITNTANVQYKARDIVHLKDGFHAGEFTGNGIFHAYIDPSQILPADYSGGLLDDQEFEDREINTSKAVGYIPATYNVTPTGAASYTIPIQVPPGTAGMIPTLSLGYNSQSGNGILGWGWNLSGLSAISRVPKTIYHNGKVEPVKFDGTDNFALDGQMLIKSGNYYYTESESFSKITANISGEDINYFIVESNNGTTIQYGFNLDSKFKKEGTNEILFWLVDKITDNYGNYVSFKYRKVGQEIVIDKILYTGNEEVSLNPYNTIEFYYESRSDKNIVYSAGIPIESSLLLRKIQIIADGQNFKSYTFNYGLNMYSLLKEVKEFGSDESEINSTIFKYGDEQPIFQESQTSVVQNLSIEMFTGDFNGDGFSDILAATKNYAPPEQHGYKYFTDIKVFINNHGSFDQNNPGFAISDDQTAILNNGKYTIERGIIPYYHNTHFGDFNGDGKSDLLVTNFNFECENKFQHLNAKIYNSTGSNFSSPLEIAEDWSENYVAGSNFLVTGDFDGDGATDILTFLGIYQSDMDLCCFPWHCNQEYTEHIVKGKICFPRIGTTQYTISGTDFIPNDITKADYVFVIDFDGDGKQELMVTKESNTKIFSFEKSTNGLINASILYDSGYPTKWHTIYPGDFNGDGTTDFLTNGLAGTNTWHIAYCKGTTGFEEHDFTFDNYFPDSDYKPMVADYNGDGKTDILYNYDISNTGHGYLDVYYSISYNSFERKHSEPTHPISQNDAVLLGDFNSDGNTDEIHRSFYEEPSNIFYFNKNSKGRLLHSAKNGFNIPLNFDYNFLTQSNSYTQGNLQSYPLIEFKYPIPIVVSQWSPNCVGNGNNYAFYEYSGSVLHKNGKGFLGFNSIAARNYPSGMKEITEYEINETNYVSLQKKNSLRLISDNSIISETENTNIVSSIEGTLRYFARCTLTTSNDYLNSFLNQTIQYDYFSDRNIKKITKIKPGVETSYVEYEAYEIHSGKTVPTSIRTYNQRGNSNFSKLTKFSYNNKGLPTEETSFFGLPKSVTTTYDQYDAFGNCKRSNVSSIGLPNKTVKVDFDTKGRFAIKKYNPLNQYEEYTYDSRWGKPLSVKGINGLTTYFYYDGWGKLIKSIDEHGVETNSTTSWALNSGFGNVVFSTITAKPGSPSSTIYFDALSRNLFSIVPGYNGQDILIAQTYDEKGNLKTQTQPYKELETPVVTTYNYDNYNRVSSLSNSAGSTIYDYSATNGINTITVVDPAGQSSSKSIDASGKIVSSTDGGGTLEFTYNALGAPLQTKTGGNSLITMTYDPDFGTQTSLIDLNGGTTSYVYNAYGQLQSQDGPISGNSDLITFDYDVMSRCITKTVGSEETHYEFYETGNGINQLKKATAFDGSYQEISYDIFGNSIQFKEKHGSYSEIFTTSYTYNQYEQLTSTTYPSGFVIKNIFDQNGYLVGIKDAVNHSLFSANTANGKGQLTNYTLGNGKITENTYDQYGYLRRTFTQGIQDLETEFNIQSGNLEIRTDNLKNHSENFNYDILNRLTQSTPSNLNPGTIISDPVNGPYEDAISYSNNGNISSKFGLGNFYYESERPNAVTAVDNNHFGQGSPPLVSTLQQNISYKNDRPIRIAENSYCSRIFYGVDDNRLVSELKQKPENADSILINRRFYSLNYEKLELGNDVYEINYIPGGDGLAAINVKHKPISGEPDESYFYVYKDHLGSIITLTKEEGQVVYEQNFDAWGRRRNAETWAYESNPNILESEGGLLWFNRGFTGHESLTEFSLINMNSRLYDPILGRFLAVDNYVQDATSTQGYNRYSYCMNNPLNRIDPSGDVWFVPIIIAATVGATIGATVGGIQAYNNYGNFWEGAWKGALVGGIGGALGGGFGAAGAAIGVSGVLPGMVYGGITGSITGGITGGLSSSLNGGNFIDGFGNGALWGGIMGGVSGGIGGGVEAYNRGNNIWWGSKVAYHRNQF